One genomic region from Mesorhizobium terrae encodes:
- a CDS encoding GCG_CRPN prefix-to-repeats domain-containing protein translates to MYSAKLVAALVLLGGLFSFAAPAFSYPIAPAQSSQFSSNAIEQVGWRCGPGRHMDRWGRCVPNRMRAYCGPGRHLNRYGECVRNRPAYRACPRGTHLTPRGYCVRNW, encoded by the coding sequence ATGTATTCTGCAAAACTTGTCGCCGCCCTGGTGCTTCTCGGCGGTCTTTTCTCGTTCGCCGCGCCTGCCTTCTCTTATCCGATCGCGCCCGCGCAATCTTCCCAGTTCTCATCGAACGCAATCGAGCAGGTCGGCTGGCGCTGCGGGCCGGGCCGTCACATGGATCGTTGGGGCCGCTGCGTTCCAAACAGGATGCGCGCTTATTGCGGCCCGGGCCGCCATTTGAACCGCTATGGCGAATGCGTCCGCAATCGGCCCGCCTACCGCGCATGCCCGCGCGGCACCCATCTGACACCGCGCGGCTATTGCGTCCGCAACTGGTAA
- a CDS encoding SRPBCC family protein, protein MTSDEPRDHKDIVVECDLPEPPEKVWRAITQPEIVAAWLMPNDIKPEAGHRFKLGEEGHIDCAVIEAEPEQLLRYSWRERPVSGEAGFDSVVTFVLARTTTGGTHLRIVHDGFAAVAGATVMSGVASCSMRLHVATTSPTKTVRAANAPQWRLIA, encoded by the coding sequence ATGACCAGCGACGAACCGCGGGACCATAAGGATATCGTCGTCGAATGCGATCTGCCGGAGCCTCCGGAAAAGGTCTGGCGCGCTATCACGCAACCCGAAATTGTCGCTGCCTGGCTGATGCCGAACGACATCAAGCCGGAAGCCGGCCATCGCTTCAAGCTGGGCGAGGAAGGTCATATCGACTGCGCGGTTATCGAGGCCGAACCGGAACAGCTGTTGCGCTATTCATGGCGCGAACGGCCCGTCTCCGGCGAGGCCGGTTTCGACAGCGTCGTGACCTTCGTGCTCGCCCGCACCACGACTGGCGGTACGCATCTGCGGATTGTCCATGATGGGTTCGCCGCCGTCGCCGGCGCGACCGTCATGAGCGGCGTGGCATCGTGCAGCATGAGGCTCCACGTCGCCACGACATCCCCAACCAAAACCGTCCGTGCGGCCAACGCGCCGCAATGGCGGTTGATCGCCTGA
- the gyrA gene encoding DNA gyrase subunit A, whose translation MTDQKTPRGPDGPSGIEPISIIEEMQRSYLDYAMSVIVSRALPDVRDGMKPVHRRILYASHESGYHWNRKYVKSARPVADVMGKYHPHGDASIYDALVRMAQDWSMRVPLIDGQGNFGSIDGDPPAAMRYTESRLTKVAHELLEDIDKDTVDFQDTYDASGQEPKVLPARFPALLVNGAGGIAVGMATNIPPHNLVEVCNGAIAVIDNPAIDLAAMMEIIPGPDFPTGGLILGRSGIYNAYSTGRGSVVMRGKVHVEEMRGEREAIVITEVPYQVNKASMIEKMAELVREKRIEGISDIRDESDRQGYRVVIELKRDANAEVILNQLYRFTPLQTSFGANMVALNGGKPEVLTLLDMLRAFVAFREEVISRRTKFLLRKARERAHVLVGLAIAVANIDEVIKLIRNAPDPQTAREQLMTRRWPAADVEALIRLIDDPRHRINEDGTYNLSEEQARAILELRLQRLTALGRDEIADELNKIGTEIADFLDILASRARIQQIVKDELIAVRDEFGTPRRTEITDAGADMEDEDLIPREDMVVTVSHSGYIKRVPLSLYRAQRRGGKGRSGMSTKDEDFVTRLFVVNTHTPVLFFSSRGIVYKEKVWRLPIGNPQSRGKALINMLPLEQGERITTIMPLPEDEASWGELDVMFATTRGTVRRNKLSDFVQVNRNGKIAMKLEEEGDEILGVETCTDNDDVLLTANSGQCIRFRVDDVRVFQSRNSVGVRGISMGEGDRVISMAIIEHVDADPAERAAYLKRSVAERRLAGAGEEEDVALTNEEVSEEAQLSDERYELLRQHEQFVLTVTEYGYGKRSSSYDFRLTNRGGKGIRATDVSKVGEIGPLVAAFPIGNDDQIMLVSDGGQVIRVPVHDIRFASRATKGVTIFNTAEGEKVVSVERISEPEGDDADGEETAEDGAGEGGADPAQA comes from the coding sequence TTGACCGACCAGAAGACACCGCGCGGGCCGGACGGCCCTTCAGGCATCGAGCCGATTTCTATTATCGAGGAGATGCAGCGCTCCTATCTCGATTACGCCATGAGCGTGATCGTCAGCCGCGCGCTCCCCGATGTGCGCGACGGCATGAAGCCGGTGCACCGGCGCATCCTCTATGCCTCGCATGAGAGCGGCTATCATTGGAACCGCAAATATGTGAAGTCGGCGCGCCCGGTCGCCGACGTGATGGGTAAATATCACCCGCACGGCGACGCCTCGATCTACGATGCCTTGGTGCGCATGGCGCAGGATTGGTCGATGCGTGTGCCGCTCATCGACGGGCAGGGCAATTTCGGTTCGATCGACGGCGATCCGCCGGCAGCGATGCGCTACACGGAATCGCGCCTGACCAAGGTCGCGCACGAGCTGCTCGAGGACATCGACAAGGATACGGTCGACTTCCAGGACACCTATGACGCGTCTGGCCAGGAGCCGAAGGTTCTGCCGGCGCGCTTCCCGGCGCTGCTGGTCAATGGCGCGGGTGGCATCGCGGTGGGCATGGCCACCAACATCCCGCCGCATAACCTTGTGGAAGTCTGTAACGGCGCCATCGCCGTCATCGACAATCCGGCCATCGATCTTGCCGCGATGATGGAGATCATTCCCGGTCCGGATTTCCCGACCGGCGGTCTGATCCTTGGGCGTTCCGGTATCTACAACGCCTATTCGACCGGCCGCGGTTCGGTCGTCATGCGCGGCAAGGTGCATGTCGAGGAGATGCGCGGCGAGCGCGAGGCCATCGTCATCACCGAGGTTCCCTATCAGGTGAACAAGGCCTCGATGATCGAGAAGATGGCCGAACTGGTGCGCGAAAAGCGCATCGAGGGCATTTCCGACATTCGCGACGAAAGCGATCGTCAGGGCTACCGCGTGGTGATCGAGCTGAAGCGCGACGCCAATGCCGAGGTGATCCTCAACCAGCTCTACCGCTTCACGCCGCTGCAGACGTCGTTCGGCGCCAATATGGTGGCTTTGAACGGCGGCAAGCCGGAAGTGCTGACCCTGCTCGACATGCTGAGGGCCTTCGTCGCTTTCCGTGAGGAAGTGATCAGCCGGCGCACCAAGTTCCTGCTGCGCAAGGCGCGTGAACGCGCTCACGTCCTGGTCGGTCTGGCGATCGCGGTCGCCAACATCGACGAGGTCATCAAGCTGATCCGCAACGCGCCGGACCCGCAGACGGCGCGCGAGCAGCTGATGACGCGCCGCTGGCCGGCCGCCGATGTTGAGGCGCTGATCCGCCTGATCGACGATCCGCGCCACCGCATCAACGAGGACGGCACCTACAATCTGTCGGAAGAGCAGGCCCGCGCCATTCTCGAATTGCGCCTGCAGCGCCTGACCGCGCTCGGTCGCGACGAAATCGCCGACGAACTGAACAAGATCGGCACCGAAATTGCTGATTTCCTTGATATTCTGGCTTCCCGTGCCCGTATCCAGCAGATCGTCAAGGACGAACTGATTGCCGTGCGCGATGAGTTCGGTACGCCGCGCCGCACCGAGATCACCGATGCTGGCGCCGACATGGAAGACGAGGACCTGATCCCGCGTGAGGACATGGTCGTCACCGTCAGCCATTCCGGCTACATCAAGCGCGTGCCGCTGTCGCTCTACCGGGCGCAGCGTCGTGGCGGCAAGGGCCGCTCGGGCATGTCGACCAAGGACGAGGATTTCGTCACCCGGCTATTCGTGGTCAACACCCATACGCCGGTGTTGTTTTTCTCCTCGCGTGGCATCGTCTACAAGGAAAAGGTCTGGCGCCTGCCAATCGGCAATCCGCAGTCGCGCGGCAAGGCGCTGATCAACATGCTGCCGCTCGAACAGGGCGAACGCATCACCACGATCATGCCGCTGCCGGAGGACGAGGCAAGCTGGGGCGAACTCGACGTGATGTTCGCGACGACGCGCGGCACCGTCCGCCGCAACAAGCTCAGCGATTTCGTCCAGGTCAATCGCAACGGCAAGATCGCCATGAAGCTGGAGGAAGAAGGCGACGAGATCCTCGGCGTCGAAACCTGCACCGACAATGACGACGTGCTTCTGACCGCCAATTCGGGCCAGTGCATCCGTTTCCGTGTCGATGACGTGCGCGTGTTCCAGAGCCGCAATTCGGTCGGCGTGCGCGGTATCTCGATGGGCGAAGGCGACCGCGTCATCTCGATGGCGATCATCGAACATGTCGACGCCGATCCGGCGGAACGCGCAGCCTATCTCAAGCGCTCGGTTGCCGAGCGGCGGCTGGCCGGCGCCGGCGAAGAGGAAGATGTCGCGCTGACCAACGAGGAGGTCTCCGAGGAAGCGCAGCTTTCCGACGAGCGCTATGAACTGCTGAGGCAGCACGAGCAGTTCGTGCTCACCGTCACCGAATATGGTTACGGCAAGCGTTCCTCGTCCTATGACTTCCGCCTGACCAACCGCGGCGGCAAGGGTATTCGCGCCACCGACGTGTCGAAGGTGGGTGAAATCGGTCCGCTGGTAGCGGCCTTCCCGATCGGCAATGACGACCAGATCATGCTCGTCTCCGACGGCGGCCAGGTCATTCGCGTGCCGGTGCACGATATCCGCTTCGCCAGCCGCGCCACCAAGGGCGTCACCATCTTCAACACCGCCGAGGGCGAAAAGGTGGTGTCCGTCGAGCGCATTTCCGAGCCGGAAGGCGACGATGCGGATGGCGAGGAGACGGCCGAAGACGGTGCCGGCGAAGGCGGCGCTGATCCGGCGCAGGCCTGA
- the ssb gene encoding single-stranded DNA-binding protein → MAGSVNKVILVGNLGADPEVRRLNSGDAVVNIRVATSESWRDKNSGERKEKTEWHNVVIFNDQLAKVAEQYLKKGMKVYVEGQLQTRKWQDQQGQDRYTTEIVLQKFRGELQMLDARGQGEGGQVGYSGGGRDSFGQSGPTDGGGRGGSGGGFGGGRDSGGNRGGGGGASRELDDEIPF, encoded by the coding sequence ATGGCGGGCAGCGTCAATAAGGTCATTCTGGTTGGTAATTTGGGCGCGGACCCGGAAGTCCGTCGGCTGAATTCGGGTGATGCGGTCGTCAACATCCGCGTCGCCACCTCGGAATCCTGGCGCGACAAGAACTCGGGCGAACGCAAGGAAAAGACCGAGTGGCATAACGTCGTCATCTTCAACGATCAGCTCGCCAAGGTCGCCGAGCAATATCTGAAGAAGGGCATGAAGGTTTATGTCGAGGGTCAGCTGCAGACCCGCAAATGGCAGGACCAGCAGGGCCAGGATCGCTACACGACCGAGATCGTGCTGCAGAAATTCCGTGGCGAATTGCAGATGCTCGACGCGCGTGGACAGGGCGAGGGCGGCCAGGTTGGTTACTCCGGCGGCGGTCGCGACAGCTTCGGCCAGTCCGGCCCTACTGACGGCGGTGGTCGCGGCGGCTCCGGCGGTGGTTTCGGTGGCGGCCGCGACAGCGGTGGCAACCGTGGCGGCGGCGGTGGTGCGTCCCGCGAACTGGATGATGAAATCCCGTTCTGA
- a CDS encoding OsmC family protein, which yields MKARIKWVEGRTFVGESQSGHKLVLGTAHGEGGKSPGPSPMELLLIGTGGCSAIDVVHILEKGREAVEDCVVELDSDRAETDPKVFTRIHMHFIVKGRGLSRDKVERAVQLSAEKYCSASIMMGKTAKVTHDFEVVDTAADVL from the coding sequence ATGAAGGCGCGTATCAAATGGGTTGAAGGCCGCACATTCGTGGGAGAATCCCAGAGCGGCCACAAACTGGTTCTGGGCACGGCGCATGGCGAAGGCGGCAAGTCACCCGGGCCAAGCCCGATGGAACTGCTTCTGATCGGCACGGGCGGCTGTTCGGCCATCGATGTCGTGCATATCCTCGAAAAGGGCCGCGAGGCGGTCGAGGATTGTGTCGTCGAGCTGGATTCCGATCGCGCCGAAACCGATCCGAAGGTCTTCACCCGCATCCACATGCATTTCATCGTCAAGGGCAGGGGCCTGTCGCGCGACAAGGTCGAGCGGGCGGTGCAGTTGTCGGCCGAAAAATACTGCTCGGCCTCGATCATGATGGGCAAGACCGCGAAGGTGACGCACGACTTCGAAGTGGTCGATACGGCTGCCGACGTGCTCTGA
- the uvrA gene encoding excinuclease ABC subunit UvrA, whose translation MADHKYISIRGAREHNLKNVDLDLPRDSLVVMTGLSGSGKSSLAFDTIYAEGQRRYVESLSAYARQFLEMMQKPDVDQIDGLSPAISIEQKTTSKNPRSTVGTVTEIYDYMRLLFARVGVPYSPATGLPIESQTVSQMVDRVLAIEEGTRLYIMAPMVRGRKGEYKKELLELQKKGFQRVKVDGVFYEVGDVPALDKKYKHDIDVVVDRVVVRGDLATRLADSMETALKLAEGLVVAEFADRPLPASETSEESAYKSKNETHERILFSEKFACPVSGFTIPEIEPRLFSFNNPFGACPTCDGLGSQRAIDENLVVPDDNATLRDGAVSPWAKSTSPYYSQTLEALGKVYGFKLGDKFKDLSEEAQQAILRGTGEREITFNYDDGLRSYKTTKTFEGVIPNLERRWKETESAWMREEIERFMSATPCPACNGYRLKPEALAVKIAGKHIGEVTEQSIRKADRWFNELPEQLNEKQNEIAVRVLKEIRERLRFLNDVGLDYLTLSRNSGTLSGGESQRIRLASQIGSGLTGVLYVLDEPSIGLHQRDNARLIETLKHLRDIGNTVIVVEHDEDAILTADYVVDIGPAAGIHGGHIIAQGTPREVMANPASITGKYLSGELEIATPAERRPGKKGKRIKVVGARGNNLKNVTAEFPLGTFTAVTGVSGGGKSTFLIETLFKAASRRIMGSREHPAEHDRIEGLEFLDKVIDIDQSPIGRTPRSNPATYTGAFTPIRDWFAGLPEAKARGYQPGRFSFNVKGGRCEACQGDGVIKIEMHFLPDVYVTCDVCHGKRYNRETLDVTFKGKSIADVLDMTVEEGVDFFAAVPGVRDKLVTLNQVGLGYIHIGQQATTLSGGEAQRIKLAKELSRKATGKTLYILDEPTTGLHFHDVAKLLEVLHELVDQGNTVIVIEHNLEVIKTADWVLDLGPEGGDGGGELVASGTPEDVVAEPRSYTGQYLKELLERRPKGKREAAE comes from the coding sequence ATGGCCGACCATAAGTACATTTCCATTCGCGGCGCACGCGAGCACAATCTCAAAAATGTCGACCTGGACCTGCCGCGGGACAGCCTGGTCGTGATGACGGGCCTGTCGGGCTCCGGCAAATCGTCGCTTGCGTTCGACACGATCTACGCCGAGGGCCAGCGTCGATACGTGGAAAGCCTGTCGGCCTACGCCCGGCAGTTCCTGGAGATGATGCAGAAGCCGGACGTCGACCAGATCGACGGCCTGTCACCCGCCATTTCCATCGAGCAGAAGACGACTTCCAAGAACCCGCGCTCGACGGTCGGAACCGTCACCGAAATCTACGACTACATGCGGCTGTTGTTCGCGCGCGTCGGCGTACCCTATTCGCCGGCCACCGGCCTGCCCATCGAAAGCCAGACGGTGAGCCAGATGGTCGACCGCGTTCTGGCGATCGAGGAAGGCACGCGCCTTTACATCATGGCGCCGATGGTTCGCGGCCGTAAGGGCGAATACAAGAAGGAATTGCTGGAACTCCAGAAGAAGGGTTTTCAGCGCGTCAAGGTCGACGGCGTCTTCTATGAAGTTGGAGACGTGCCGGCGCTGGACAAGAAATACAAACACGACATCGACGTCGTGGTCGATCGCGTCGTCGTGCGCGGCGACCTCGCCACGCGCCTGGCGGATTCGATGGAGACCGCGCTCAAGCTTGCTGAAGGTCTGGTTGTCGCAGAATTCGCCGACCGCCCGCTGCCGGCCAGCGAAACATCCGAAGAATCCGCCTACAAATCCAAGAACGAGACGCATGAGCGCATCCTGTTCTCGGAAAAGTTCGCCTGCCCGGTGTCCGGCTTCACCATTCCAGAGATCGAGCCCCGGCTGTTCTCGTTCAACAATCCGTTCGGCGCCTGCCCGACCTGCGACGGGCTGGGCAGCCAGCGCGCGATCGACGAAAACCTCGTGGTGCCGGACGACAATGCGACACTGCGCGACGGCGCCGTCAGTCCGTGGGCAAAATCCACCTCCCCCTATTATTCGCAGACCCTGGAAGCGCTGGGAAAGGTCTACGGCTTCAAGCTCGGCGACAAGTTCAAGGATCTGAGCGAGGAGGCCCAGCAGGCCATTCTTCGCGGCACCGGCGAACGCGAGATCACCTTCAACTATGATGACGGCCTGCGCTCCTACAAGACGACCAAGACCTTCGAGGGCGTGATCCCCAATCTCGAGCGGCGCTGGAAGGAAACGGAATCGGCCTGGATGCGCGAGGAGATCGAGCGCTTCATGTCGGCCACCCCCTGCCCGGCCTGCAACGGCTACCGACTGAAACCGGAAGCCCTGGCGGTGAAGATCGCCGGCAAGCATATCGGCGAAGTGACGGAACAGTCGATCCGCAAGGCCGACCGCTGGTTCAACGAATTGCCGGAGCAGCTCAACGAAAAGCAGAACGAGATCGCCGTCCGTGTGCTGAAGGAAATCCGCGAAAGACTGCGCTTCCTCAACGATGTCGGCCTCGACTATCTGACGCTGTCGCGCAATTCGGGCACGCTGTCGGGTGGCGAGAGCCAGCGCATCCGCCTCGCATCGCAGATCGGCTCCGGTCTTACCGGCGTGCTCTACGTGCTGGACGAGCCGTCGATCGGCCTGCATCAACGCGACAATGCACGCTTGATCGAGACGCTGAAACATCTGCGCGACATCGGCAACACCGTCATTGTCGTCGAACATGACGAAGACGCCATCCTGACCGCCGACTATGTCGTCGACATCGGCCCGGCGGCGGGCATCCATGGCGGCCACATCATCGCCCAGGGCACACCGCGCGAGGTGATGGCCAACCCGGCTTCGATTACGGGCAAATATCTGTCGGGCGAGCTCGAGATCGCGACACCGGCCGAGCGACGGCCCGGCAAGAAGGGCAAGCGCATCAAGGTCGTCGGCGCGCGTGGCAACAATCTGAAGAATGTCACCGCCGAGTTTCCGCTCGGTACCTTCACCGCCGTCACCGGCGTATCGGGCGGCGGCAAGTCGACCTTCCTGATCGAGACGCTGTTCAAGGCCGCGTCCCGCCGCATCATGGGTTCGCGCGAGCATCCGGCCGAGCATGACCGTATCGAGGGCCTCGAATTCCTCGACAAGGTCATTGACATCGACCAGTCGCCGATCGGCCGCACACCGCGATCGAACCCGGCCACCTATACGGGCGCCTTCACCCCGATCCGGGACTGGTTCGCCGGCTTGCCGGAAGCCAAGGCGCGCGGATATCAGCCGGGCCGTTTCTCGTTCAACGTCAAGGGTGGCCGTTGCGAGGCCTGCCAGGGCGACGGCGTCATCAAGATCGAGATGCACTTCCTGCCCGACGTCTACGTGACCTGCGACGTCTGCCACGGCAAGCGCTACAACCGCGAGACGCTGGACGTCACCTTCAAGGGCAAATCGATCGCCGACGTTCTCGACATGACGGTCGAGGAAGGCGTCGACTTCTTCGCCGCAGTGCCGGGCGTGCGCGACAAGCTCGTCACGCTCAACCAGGTCGGCCTCGGCTACATCCATATCGGCCAGCAGGCGACGACCTTGTCCGGCGGTGAGGCGCAGCGCATCAAGCTGGCCAAGGAACTGTCGCGCAAGGCGACCGGCAAGACGCTCTATATTCTCGACGAGCCGACTACCGGCCTGCATTTCCACGACGTGGCAAAACTGCTCGAAGTGCTGCACGAACTGGTCGACCAGGGCAACACCGTGATCGTCATCGAGCACAATCTGGAAGTCATCAAGACCGCCGACTGGGTGCTCGACCTTGGCCCCGAGGGTGGCGACGGCGGCGGCGAACTCGTGGCGTCGGGCACGCCGGAAGACGTCGTCGCCGAGCCGCGATCCTATACCGGCCAATACCTCAAGGAGCTTCTGGAGCGGCGACCGAAGGGGAAGCGCGAGGCGGCTGAATGA
- a CDS encoding MarC family protein gives MPTYESLFNAFVTLLVTIDPPGLAPLFLAVTRGMNREQRQQVSVRASIIGFLVIALFAVAGASILSVFGITLPAFRVAGGFLLFFIAFEMVFERRQDRKEKSADVAITKDHIHNIAAFPLAIPLIAGPGAISATVLLSSSYHGVAGQLSLLAIILACLLITYVVFILAERIDRILGQTGRSILTRLLGVILAALAVQFVADGIKALAGS, from the coding sequence ATGCCCACTTACGAAAGCCTGTTCAACGCCTTCGTGACGCTGCTCGTGACCATCGACCCGCCAGGCCTGGCGCCGCTCTTCCTGGCGGTGACGCGCGGCATGAACCGCGAACAGCGCCAGCAGGTGTCGGTGCGCGCTTCGATCATCGGCTTCCTGGTGATTGCACTCTTCGCTGTGGCCGGCGCCTCGATCCTTTCGGTGTTCGGCATTACCCTTCCGGCGTTTCGCGTCGCCGGCGGCTTCCTCCTGTTCTTCATCGCCTTCGAAATGGTGTTCGAGCGCCGGCAGGACCGTAAGGAAAAGAGCGCGGACGTGGCAATCACCAAGGACCACATCCACAACATCGCCGCCTTCCCGCTGGCCATACCGCTGATTGCTGGCCCCGGCGCCATCTCCGCGACGGTGCTGCTGTCCAGTTCATACCATGGCGTTGCGGGCCAACTGTCGCTGCTCGCCATCATCCTGGCCTGCCTGCTGATCACCTATGTGGTGTTCATTCTGGCCGAACGCATCGACCGTATCCTCGGCCAGACCGGGCGCTCGATCCTGACCCGGCTGCTCGGCGTCATCCTGGCCGCGCTCGCCGTGCAATTCGTCGCCGACGGCATCAAGGCGCTGGCCGGAAGCTGA
- a CDS encoding ATP-dependent Clp protease proteolytic subunit, with translation MSAIANLVPMVIEQSSRGERTFDIFSRLLRERIIFVNGEVNDTMSALVCAQLLSLESDNPDKEISLYINSPGGVVTAGFAIYDTMRYVSCPISTVCMGFAASMGSFLLMAGTPGRRIALPNSSIVLHQPLGGFQGQASDIQRHAENISRVKKRMIGLYAEHCGRTLDEVERTLDRDHFMTAEEAKAWGLVDHVYDTRKHAA, from the coding sequence ATGTCCGCCATTGCCAATCTTGTGCCCATGGTCATCGAGCAGTCGAGCCGCGGCGAACGCACATTCGACATCTTCTCGCGGCTGCTGCGCGAGCGCATCATCTTCGTCAACGGCGAGGTCAACGACACCATGTCGGCCCTGGTCTGCGCCCAGTTGCTGTCCCTGGAATCCGACAATCCCGACAAGGAGATATCGCTCTACATCAATTCGCCCGGCGGCGTGGTGACCGCCGGTTTCGCCATCTACGACACCATGCGTTACGTCAGTTGTCCGATTTCGACGGTATGCATGGGCTTTGCCGCCTCGATGGGTTCATTCCTCCTGATGGCCGGCACGCCCGGCCGACGCATCGCGCTGCCCAACAGCAGCATCGTCCTGCACCAGCCGCTGGGCGGCTTCCAGGGCCAGGCATCCGACATCCAGCGTCACGCGGAGAATATCAGTCGCGTCAAAAAGCGCATGATTGGCCTCTATGCGGAACATTGCGGCCGCACGCTCGATGAAGTCGAGCGCACGCTTGACCGCGACCATTTCATGACCGCCGAGGAAGCCAAGGCCTGGGGGCTGGTCGACCACGTCTACGATACGCGCAAACACGCCGCCTGA
- a CDS encoding DUF302 domain-containing protein has translation MTGGDGIVTIESRLTVTETIDRLVEVVTKLGLNVFARIDHAAGARDVGMALRPTELLIFGNPKGGTPLMQDRQIAGIDLPVKALAWEDEAGKVWLSYNTAEWIAVRHHLGDASNAAVQAIAGGMSKVVGLATGREE, from the coding sequence ATGACGGGTGGCGATGGCATCGTCACCATCGAAAGCCGCTTGACGGTAACGGAAACCATCGACCGGCTGGTCGAAGTCGTTACCAAGCTTGGCCTCAACGTCTTTGCCCGCATCGATCATGCGGCGGGCGCGCGCGATGTTGGCATGGCGCTTCGCCCAACGGAACTTCTCATCTTCGGCAATCCGAAGGGCGGCACGCCGCTCATGCAGGACAGGCAGATCGCCGGTATCGACCTGCCGGTAAAGGCGCTGGCCTGGGAAGATGAAGCCGGCAAAGTATGGCTCTCCTACAACACCGCCGAATGGATCGCCGTGCGACATCATTTGGGCGACGCCAGCAATGCAGCGGTTCAAGCGATAGCCGGTGGCATGAGCAAGGTTGTGGGCCTGGCAACCGGTCGCGAAGAGTAA
- a CDS encoding ArsR/SmtB family transcription factor, with protein MIESEIFRALADPTRRALFERLAAGEMTVSELRTGTPISQPAVSQHLSVLRGAGLVSERREGRNAYYRAAPDGLGPLLGWIERYRAFWPDRIEKLKAVLKEMDQ; from the coding sequence ATGATCGAATCCGAAATCTTCCGGGCACTCGCCGATCCAACCCGGCGCGCGCTCTTCGAACGCCTCGCCGCAGGCGAGATGACGGTTTCCGAATTGCGGACCGGCACGCCGATTTCGCAGCCGGCGGTCTCGCAGCATCTCTCCGTGCTGCGCGGCGCCGGGCTGGTGAGCGAGCGCCGCGAGGGCCGCAACGCCTATTACCGCGCCGCGCCGGACGGACTGGGTCCGCTGCTCGGCTGGATCGAACGCTACCGCGCCTTCTGGCCCGACCGCATCGAGAAACTGAAAGCCGTGCTCAAGGAGATGGATCAATGA
- a CDS encoding 5'-methylthioadenosine/S-adenosylhomocysteine nucleosidase, with the protein MRAFARLAALGLLLLAMFEPAASAAERLDEKQRIAVVSAFPPEWVALQADLSDRAEHEINGRKFITGKLAGKDVVLFLSGVSMVNAAMTTQSALDQFVVTSVVFSGIAGGVDPALSIGDVVIADQWGQYLEAVFARKTDSGFEIPAFLPKDKFAGYGMIVPRSVGIARKGGADEETKFWFPSDPALLDAARKVAAKLDLLACASDNSCLAKPPKIVVGGNGVSGQAFVDNAEFRDYVHKTFDAKVLDMESAAVAHVTYSNGVPFLAVRSLSDLAGGGEGANQMATFMALASTNSAHVVKALLAEMP; encoded by the coding sequence ATGCGCGCTTTCGCCCGTCTCGCGGCCCTTGGTCTGCTGCTTTTGGCCATGTTCGAGCCGGCTGCCTCGGCAGCCGAGCGCCTGGACGAAAAGCAGCGCATCGCGGTCGTTTCCGCCTTTCCGCCCGAATGGGTGGCGTTGCAAGCGGATCTGTCCGACCGCGCCGAACATGAGATCAACGGGCGCAAATTCATCACCGGCAAGCTTGCCGGCAAGGACGTCGTTCTGTTCCTGAGCGGGGTCAGCATGGTCAATGCGGCGATGACCACGCAATCCGCGCTCGATCAGTTCGTCGTCACTTCAGTGGTCTTTTCGGGCATTGCCGGTGGTGTCGATCCGGCGCTGAGCATCGGCGACGTCGTCATTGCCGACCAATGGGGCCAGTATCTCGAGGCGGTGTTTGCCCGCAAGACCGACAGCGGTTTTGAGATCCCGGCCTTCCTGCCGAAGGACAAATTCGCCGGCTATGGCATGATCGTGCCGCGCTCGGTCGGCATTGCCCGCAAGGGCGGTGCTGATGAGGAGACGAAATTCTGGTTCCCTTCCGACCCGGCGCTGCTCGATGCGGCGCGCAAGGTGGCGGCGAAACTCGACCTTCTGGCCTGCGCGTCCGACAACAGCTGTCTCGCCAAGCCGCCCAAAATCGTCGTCGGCGGCAATGGCGTGTCCGGGCAGGCTTTCGTCGACAACGCCGAATTCCGCGACTATGTGCACAAGACCTTCGATGCCAAGGTGCTTGACATGGAAAGTGCCGCGGTCGCTCACGTCACCTACAGCAACGGCGTGCCGTTCCTGGCGGTCCGCAGTCTTTCCGATCTGGCTGGCGGCGGCGAAGGCGCCAATCAGATGGCGACGTTCATGGCGCTCGCCTCGACAAACTCGGCTCATGTGGTCAAGGCGCTTCTGGCCGAGATGCCCTGA